One genomic segment of Desulforamulus reducens MI-1 includes these proteins:
- a CDS encoding flagellar brake protein yields MAIERIKVGQKVTIFPMDTEEQYLSSVYDMDNKGIYVPIPYAEKHPLILAHGQQIRVKYMGEGSAYLFVTEAIGRRIEQDKLPMYILKHPKESEITRVQLREFARVPVMLDIEYAEAVADNESPSFKKVCIVDLSGGGLKFALKEPINRGTNIMVRFTLAVKAKKKTQEFKLLARVMRCQLVDEEAKVYHVGVRFTDIRPQQQDMIMAFVFERMIQIKRRQ; encoded by the coding sequence GTGGCAATTGAAAGAATTAAAGTGGGACAAAAGGTTACTATTTTTCCAATGGACACAGAAGAACAGTATTTGAGTTCTGTTTATGATATGGATAACAAAGGGATATATGTACCCATTCCATATGCGGAGAAGCATCCGTTAATTTTAGCCCATGGACAGCAAATTCGTGTAAAGTACATGGGGGAAGGCAGTGCCTATCTGTTTGTTACCGAAGCCATTGGCAGAAGGATAGAACAGGACAAGTTACCCATGTATATCTTGAAACACCCAAAGGAGTCAGAGATTACCAGAGTGCAGCTCAGGGAATTTGCCCGGGTGCCGGTGATGTTGGACATTGAGTATGCAGAAGCAGTGGCCGACAACGAGTCACCAAGCTTCAAAAAGGTGTGTATTGTAGATCTCAGTGGCGGAGGCTTAAAGTTTGCTTTAAAGGAGCCTATTAATCGGGGCACAAACATCATGGTACGCTTTACACTGGCTGTAAAGGCAAAGAAGAAGACCCAAGAGTTTAAGTTATTAGCCAGAGTCATGCGATGCCAATTGGTTGACGAAGAAGCAAAGGTATATCATGTTGGCGTAAGGTTTACCGATATTCGACCCCAGCAGCAAGATATGATTATGGCCTTTGTGTTTGAACGGATGATTCAAATAAAACGCAGGCAGTAA
- a CDS encoding MinD/ParA family protein, with protein MKIVNGHSGARVIAVTSGKGGVGKSNLVVNLAVELTRRDYRVAIFDADLGMANAEVLLGIVPQYTLYDYLFCGKDMAAILTPSPQGVSIISGGSGFVELANLDTQARKRLGQGLEELDYQFDFVLVDTGAGISKTVLGFVAAANEVIVVITPEPTSLTDGYGLIKVLSKYNVHNEVMLVVNKATDEKEALRTFQSMESTTNQFLKIRVKNLGFIPEDKAVVKGVKSQKPYITLSPSAPAAKNLSRIVNCLISGKEEAASGVQSFFGKLMRLFR; from the coding sequence ATGAAGATTGTTAACGGGCACTCCGGGGCCAGAGTAATAGCTGTTACCAGTGGTAAAGGCGGTGTGGGTAAATCAAATCTGGTAGTCAATCTGGCTGTGGAATTAACTCGCCGCGACTATCGGGTAGCAATCTTCGATGCCGATTTAGGTATGGCCAATGCAGAGGTTTTGCTGGGGATTGTTCCGCAATATACTCTTTATGACTACTTGTTTTGTGGTAAAGACATGGCAGCAATCCTAACGCCTTCGCCCCAGGGGGTTTCTATCATTTCCGGTGGGTCTGGTTTTGTGGAGTTGGCCAATCTGGATACCCAGGCCAGGAAACGTTTAGGTCAGGGGCTGGAGGAATTGGACTACCAATTTGACTTTGTCCTGGTTGATACTGGAGCAGGTATATCCAAGACCGTTCTCGGTTTTGTGGCCGCTGCCAATGAGGTTATTGTGGTGATTACGCCAGAACCCACATCCCTTACAGACGGTTATGGATTAATCAAGGTTCTTAGTAAATATAATGTTCATAATGAAGTTATGTTGGTGGTTAATAAAGCAACGGATGAGAAAGAGGCCCTGCGAACCTTTCAATCAATGGAGTCTACCACGAATCAATTTTTAAAGATACGAGTTAAAAATTTGGGTTTTATCCCAGAAGACAAAGCGGTGGTAAAGGGAGTTAAATCCCAGAAACCCTATATCACCCTTTCTCCCTCTGCTCCGGCGGCAAAAAACTTATCGCGGATTGTCAATTGCTTAATTTCCGGAAAAGAGGAAGCAGCTTCAGGGGTGCAAAGTTTTTTTGGAAAACTAATGCGGTTGTTTCGCTAG